Genomic segment of Hydra vulgaris chromosome 11, alternate assembly HydraT2T_AEP:
cgattaaaaaaagtttactcttCCATTTTGATTTCAAGTTGGAGTGGAGCCTGAACTTGACTTCGCGGGGCTTCTATTGCTAACTTAAAGTCTTTAGTATAGCGAGAACTTAATTGAGACGGATCGACATCATCTGGTAAAGAGATGTTTCTGGTAAACTGCTTGTGGTGGAAACTCAAACCGTGTTCGCCACTGTTTTCAGTTTTGGTTTCACCATGAACAATTAAATCTCTACCTTTTACTTGAATCGAAATTTCTTCTGGCTTGAAACCTTTTACATCTAAAGTGCATTTAAATGTCTCTTTTGTTGATTCTCCAGAACCAGACGTTATATGTAGCTTTTTAGGAGCTTCTATATGCAAAATACCATCTTGACTAATGTTTGAAGTAAGTGCCGTAAGATCTACGTCATCTGGGATAGTATATTTTCGATGGAATTCACTGCAATCAAATCCATTTTCATTTTCGTTACGATGCTTTCCACTTACTTCAAGAGTTTGTCCTAAACATCGAGAAATAAAAATGAGAACAGAATAATAATGGGATGAAATACGTATTTAAGTAAATGGATGAAATAcgtattaaagtatatataaatagcaAGTGCTAATTTATAAAAGCTATTTGATTTCATATTACTTTCTTTGAAAGCAGCATTTTTAACTGTTGTTTTGTAACAACAGTTAAAAATGCTGACAACATTCTCAAGTTACGCATAACTTGACAACATTCTCAAGTTAGGTATAATCTCTCATAATCAAAATCTCTCAGTTCTTATAACAATTATTATGGTAAGAGtgacataaaataaacaaacaaatagaaaaaaaataacggAAGATCCAAAATGGATTTTGATGCAATATTATAACTTTTCACACttgtattaaatagttttagatttaaataCCTTCTACTTTTAGAGTTACTTCCTCTGGCTTGTAGTGCTTTACATTAAGATTTACAACGAATCCGTTTTCCTTGTTAAAAGTCTTTTTCGTAAGAGCGCCCGCTCCAACATTAAATAATGGATAATATCTTAGGGGAGGAAAAGTAGTTTCCATTATATCTTCCAAAGATGGGTAGGAAGTAAAATGTTTATGAACAGGAATGTGCcacaaagacattttttttttcttcttaataaaaaagtaaagaaactttgaataaaaactttaaaaataagcttaatataaatttaataaaataaacttaataaaaaaaaataaatattaaatacatttgttAAACCCTTTTGCATTATAAACAAGTTATTTCAGATCTAATCGTCGCATTTGTAGATAAAGGACGAAATGCAACAGTGCCCTCCCACTCCACGAAAAAAACCAGGCAATGATTCGCTCTACTCTCTAATCACATAAATCATATACAATTAgtgtaaaaattttactttatgaATACAATTAAAATGTTCTGGCCATTTTAAtgcgtaaaaaaaaatctttcaaaaataatctttgattttatattgttaaacaaAACAGAAGTCTTGAACTCTAACATAACCCTAAGCGTTGCGCCTCAAAAAACATTTGGTTAACGGGGTTTCTGAAATAACTGATTCAAGTACAATAATATGTTCATTGATACTAATCTAAACAAGAACAGCAGTAGATAtgtaataaatgtaacttaaaatcCTTGAAAAGATAttaagttttgcaaaaacaacaaacaaaagctatgtaaaaaaaataataataaaaataataaataataattataaacaagttaTTTCAGATCTGATCGTCGCATTTGTAGATAAAGGACGAAATGCAACAGTGCCTTCCCACTCCACGAAAAAAACCAGGCAATGATTCGCTCTACTCTCTAATCACATAAATCATATACAATTAgtgtaaaaattttactttatgaATACAATTAAAATGTTCTGGCCATTTTAAtgcgtaaaaaaaaatctttcaaaaataatctttgattttatattgttaaacaaAACAGAAGTCTTGAACTCTAACATAACCCTAAGCGTTGCGCCTCAAAAAACATTTGGTTAACGGGGTTTCTGAAATAACTGATTCAAGTACAATAATATGTTCATTGATACTAATCTAAACAAGAACAGCAGTAGATAtgtaataaatgtaacttaaaatcCTTGAAAAGATAttaagttttgcaaaaacaacaaacaaaagctatgtaaaaaaaataataataaaaataataaataataattataaacaagttaTTTCAGATCTGATCGTCGCATTTGTAGATAAAGGACGAAATGCAACAGTGCCTTCCCACTCCACGAAAAAAACCAGGCAATGATTCGCTCTACTCTCTAATCACATAAATCATATACAATTAgtgtaaaaattttactttatgaATACAATTAAAATGTTCTGGCCATTTTAAtgcgtaaaaaaaaatctttcaaaaataatctttgattttatattgttaaacaaAACAGAAGTCTTGAACTCTAACATAACCCTAAGCGTTGCGCCTCAAAAAACATTTGGTTAACGGGGTTTCTGAAATAACTGATTCAAGTACAATAATATGTTCATTGATACTAATCTAAACAAGAACAGCAGTAGATAtgtaataaatgtaacttaaaatcCTTGAAAAGATAttaagttttgcaaaaacaacaaacaaaagctatgtaaaaaaaataataataataatcaccGTGCTGCATAATGGTTCTTACCTATTCTGTATATTTATCTCTTCTTGAACACTGTTTATCTGCTTGCATGCGTTTTATAATCATCAACGCCAAATGTtgaaatttatatctttttttaaataacgtcTTTAAGTATCCTGCTATTTTAAGAAACATCCAGAAAGATTGGCAGCATTCTGCAATTTTCTAAGAATTTCTTACTCCGTCGTTGTGCTATTTAAACGCGGGAGCCTGAGACTAGTCAAAACCTGAGTGCGGAAAAATATTCATAAGGGCTGCtttgtttagaaaaattaaattaactttgggaactttttctacattttatatattactagattcttatttattataagcCATACTGTTTAACTTATAACCAATAATATAAATAGccatatgatgtttttttttttttttgttcaatactTAAAGGTTGCGCTCTTGCgaattatgttttgaaaatctcAAAGGACAAACATAAGGTATCGTTTACCTCAAAATAGCATCACTTAAAATCAATATATCAATATCAGTTTTTGCAGATTGACATCTTTTGTTggaaattatcaaaaataatttacaatcaaTAATAATTCTATGCTTCATTAACAAGCAGCATTTTGtagtatattttaattgtagtgaaaatgttttgaatggCTGtgtaagaaatatttattctttactgTTACAGAGGCACTCAAAAACTGGACTTTATAATATCGGCAAAGAAATATGAAATATTGGAAATTAAAGATGGAAGTGCTCCcccaataatttctaaaaaatctgGTTATGTCAGGGGAACAGAGATACTAGAACCAGGTTCAAAATATGTTTTGGTGACTTACGCTAagcaaaattattgtttaaaacattctgcagtttgtttttttgtttttttaaagttcattgtCGTATACAAGTAGGGGCTCGGGAGGATAGATATAGCCCCCATTCCtttcactttttgtttttgttgcctttatttttgtttttggtacttttgtttttttactttttgtgtgGTTGTTCTAGACCcagtggtttaaaaaaaacacacataaAAGTTATGCATATACAATTTTTGAAATCCATTTCGAAATccattttgatttattttaatttacaataaaagatGGAAACAAACATATTCTTTTAAGGTAACAATTTTTGATTTGGATTTGTTTGATCCGAGGCTCCAATAACAgtagcatttttttaagaacatcaTTTGATACAAATATGAAGAAAAATAGCAAAGTTTGCATTTGAAATGACCTCATAGAGCAACAAAAATTACTTCACAATAACGTAAGTGTTAGCTTATCTATCGCaatcagtaaaaaaatgattaatatatttccaaagttaaaaataagtactatatttcttaaattaaaataagtactatatttcttaaattaaaaagcccagTGTAAAAATTACCAATACTCTATTTGTACCAAtgcttaaaaatttgttttgaccATGTTACTACAAAGGtagccagttttttattttatataagtttgaTTCTAAGCGTggtttgaaaattgttttaaaataatttcttccAATCTTAGAACTCTTTTCGCTAATGATTTTTCTCCAAGACATATTTTCacaagtaaaaatgtttctgcATGTACCATATTTTCGCAGTccaagtttttatctttttatgctGGTTGCACAGTGATTTTCAACATTTCCGAAAGTCtggtatttaatttaataatacaaatttattaagtatggaaaaagaaaaaagttgtttcttactaaatataaaattttttggttcaaaatCAACAATGCAAATATCTTTTTTGAgtataatatattctatattaatttgttattatttaataagttatgaattttgtattataatatatatatatatatatatatatatatatatatatatatatatatatatatatatatatatatatatatatatatatatatatatattacaatacaatatataatacttGTGTGGGTAGATTAGAAAAAGGTCTTGAAAAAGAGATTAGAACATATGAGGAAGgacttttattaattagaagAGGTGAAAATCTGTTTAAACAGGGTAATCAACTTATCCAGCAGGGTGAGCACAAATAAAAGAAGGTAAATTACTGCTTCATACTATACTGTACTGTATGCGGCAAAACCAATACAGATAATGTTGCtcgcaaaaaatttttaataatccGATTGTGACAGGGAGAATTTGAAACTTAGGTATCAGAATGATTAAGTTGTTTCGAGACTTACTaatgatacatttttaaaaaccaaaacctTATCAAAATCTGTGCAAAGAATGATAGTTTatggtaattattttttgaggtATTTTTGGTATCTGATAGGTTCATCGTCTTAAAACCAGAAATAGAAAACCATAACTATACGAATTGTTCATGCGTTTCAAACCTTTTGTAGAAAACAAAGCATATTGAATCGGCgcaaatacttttaataagaaaaaacaaaaaaaattttttttttataaataaatatgaccTCTACACCGCCACGTATAAAAATTgatcataaagaaaaaaaaattataggaggggcataaactattaaatagcataagctattaaaaatatctGTTAGAATAGAACGTTGAGAATATTATAAATAcgataacataaattaaatagtgTTTCGAACCTTTCTATATAAGTTAAGTTACTAAACGGATTGGTAATACCCATTCCTTTTTTTCTCATAATTTCATGTATAgtttctataaaactttattatttgaaaatgtttgttatGGTATGATCCCAGTAGGCACAGCGACGTGACAAAAACGTGACTTTCACGTTATTTTGGCACGTGACAATTAGGTGACTTTTTGGTCCCCATGAAATGACCAATTCACGTGATTTATGGACGTGTTTTTCACGTTACTTTTGGCACGTGATATTTAGGTGACTTTTTGGTCCCCATAAACTGTCCAAAAGACGTGCTTTTTACGTTAATTTTGGCACGTAATATTTAAGCAATAAGTATGCtttataattacaattataaGTGTTTGGATTcgtgtaaagaaaaaaaactaatcgtCGAGGAAATATTTAATACGTATTAAATTACATGGTTTTATTAGTCAGTATATTAGTTCTcgacataaaaatttttaatttgtaataaaagctgcacttttgttaaaatatccTCCTTATATCCAATAAGTAATAAGTACAAAGTCGTAGATCTGCAACTTACGAAGAGCACGCTTCAATCCACAAAGAGAACACTCCAAACTTATATATCTATTCTCCCATAAAAGCACGCTTCAAACATAATCTAACGAATCAGTCGATATTTTCTTCTATAAGAGCACGCATCAAACTTTATCTAATGAATCAGATTTAGCTGAAAAGAAAcgaataaaatcttaaataataatatgattatttaataattatcttaAATCACAAACTTTCAAAACAAATCTTACTTTGAGAGTTGCTACCTACTTTTGGCAACTAGATTTTTTAGGgtgttatttgttttcttttatctaaatcattaaataattttaagaaaacaatacTACATAcagtgtaaaaaaataaaagtcatttGCCTTCTAATTTTATACTCTGAttggtaaaaaagtaaataagtatttaataaaaaaagatgtaacAAAAAAGTCgacaaatgattaaaaaaaagaagtacaaaataaaaaatacaagtttaaaaaaatattttttatctatatatatatatatatatatctaatatctATCTATAGATTTATCTATATCTGTAtctatatataaagttaataactGATATGCGTGATTAGAAAAAGACCTGTACTCACCTTATGTGATAACATCTGTGTACTATGTGATAACATGATaacttgttttctttgttttccaTCTTCTTATATTTGCATCTGTTTCTGCATTAACTTGTTCATACATTAACTCACTAGATGCAAAGGTGACAGCCCACAAAGTTGCTTTAAATGAGTAATCTACAAAGTTTTGAACAGCATTAAATGTCATTTTAGAATgcacacaaaaattaaaacaatttataaaaatgtaatagttATCACATAACCACACAGCATTATAGTGGGGATTTTATATCATGATTTTCCTTAGCCATGGTGAGATTTTCACCTTGAGGCTCCTTTTGCTGTGGAAACATTTACCACGGCTAAGGAGCCTCATCTATTaagtataaaactaaaaatatgtataataaagtATTGTCAAATTAGGTCACCAATAAATACAGAGTGCTGAAAATTCAACTCAGAATCAAGTTGCATTCTCCAACAAATATGAATTAAATCAAATTCTTACTACAGAGTGCGATCACAAAAGAAGACAAAGAGAGGGAAAAGTAAAATTTctcaaactttaaaagttaaaaggtTATTGGGTTTTACTACAGAATGATATTCCTAGGCAATAACATAACAATACCATTGGGTCTTCCTagtcaataatattttatgcagAACTTATCATTTGTCATGTagcttaataaatttaatattaaataagttataataacttatttattatcaaattaattaCATCGACAAATTTGACAgtctaaaataatatacaatatcaGGGCTTGTGATGAAGAAAATCGTCAAGCGTGTTAAATCGCGCttgtaaaattagaaaatgtttTCATCGAGCGTGATTATGTGCGCTCGAAATAACGTCGGCGAGCGCGATCATGAAAATTGCTGAAGGCGATGCtcataaaaagctttttatttttttatatctttttttatttgttacataattCTTTcgtcaaaaaatgtttgaattagTATTACACTCATGAAACTACTTCAACGAAGTAGATTTTTACACTTCCAAACTTCTTGTATATTGTCAGATCgcgattttatttttaactatttatattaataaaaaaataatatcaaacaaaaacgCAACTTCTTATTGATTTAGTATTGAAGTACAATTTAGTGTTTTGATTCGTTGTTTTGatatatgcattttaaaatgttacgcGGTAAACTTAATTAACGGttaatggtttttatattttttgatattttttattcaaattaattatttaatttttttctaaaatttcttttttaaattacgtttttttaaccttaaaaaaataacacaagaatagtttgaaataataataaattagaataataactttccatttaataaatgttgacgttattactttgtttacttttcGAATGCGATTGCGAACATTCTAAACAACAGAATcgttttaaatttgagttaaaataaataatagttaataaaaaaacctatactataaacaaaaactaattttaaaaattactctattattaatatttatttttattataaacgaCGTGTGGaatattacaaacaataaatcaaataaatcttacTTGATATTTTCACAAGATTAAAAATACTctaaatagattaaaaataaagttttaattttcttatagtggttttctaattttctattcttattttatttgcgcaTTTTTGTATTCACATTGTGTTTCCACGTGCACATTCCATAATAGAAATTAGTGACTATTAACGACTTCAAACTGCTCATTCATTACGTTAGTGCAAAAGAGAACGACGTagtgctttttatattttatattagtgCTTTGATAATagtatatctttaataaaaaatcttttttaaatattttatgaaaataaaaactattaaaccgAACTATTGGACGAGCGTTATTTTATACGCTCGTTATAAGCTGAACGAGCGTTGTTTATCGCGCCTAGAACGTTTGAAAATACCGTTTACGAGCGCGTTTTACGAGCGGAGCGCGATCGCGCTCGCTTCATCACAAGCCCTGCAATATggtagaaaaaaaagtatacctTGTAGTAGGGTTTTATCTTTTGCGTGTTGCAATATGTGAATTATCTGCCATAACGTTACACAATTTTGAAATaagctttataatatatttattaaacctaaattgataaaacttagttataagataatataatatgtttggataaaatattatatatgtgacattttatttttgtcaaaaatgcATTGCGACGTTATAAAATATCTTACGccctacttttttaattaattattacaataaaattacaatgcaaagtaattacattattataaaagtaaaataaaaaggaattacaataatgaatatataaactacatatttcattatatttaaaatgtctgGAAAATTGTTTACGGAAAATATCCTGAAAAAATTCAGAATATTTCCCCCCTCATTTTCCCCTTAATTTTGCATTCAGCCAAGTTgtttctcaattttttaaaaacttttcttaatttttgtatgaatGATGactaaaacaacataaaaacaaatagatgaataatatatacttgttatatattgtaatataagtTGTATGTATGGAACTTGTAATATAAGTTGTATGTATGGAAAACTTTTCGGATATTTGGAAAAAgataaatttcagaaaaatatcTGGTATTCTGGGAATATCCCGAATAAGATAATCCCtgaaactaaattataaaaaaatagtaaataaaataaagaatatctttCCAAGTTTCTAATCACaggtttttattatgaataaaaaaagttccaaaatacacaatattttaacaatgtaaCTTTCACGTTTTAATCAAGTAAAATTGTCACCTGGACAAGGTCACCTAAAATATACATGATTGAAACGTGAAGAAGGAAACGGGGTAAGAGCACGCATCAAACTTTATCTAATGAATAAGTCTATATTTTCTCCAATAATAGCTCACAACACCAAATTTAGctaataagaaacaaataaaaacttaaataataatatgattATTAAATAATCATCTTAAATCACAAATTTTTAACACAAATCTTACATGGTGAGTCACCAACTGTTTTGGCAACAAGATTTTCTGGTGTTGCTATTTCTTTGATCTAAatcattaaacaatttttaaaaaagcaatgcTATACTTGAGAGAAACTTGCTTTACATATTGGAAAGTCGTCAACATTGAAAGATAAGTAAAATGCAGTTTCAAATACAATAGCATCATAATCATCTTTTTGTGgggaaaacattgaacaaatccgcgttaataacctgttttatattgtacataataacaatagtaataaaagtcatataatatatataataataatttcatatagctcgaatatgtatatatatattaatcatataacatttaaataatataaaaaaaggaaataaataagtattaacCTTTTTTAACAAGTAAAGCACGAGATCAAGatgtcatatattataaaaaaataaagtatttaataataatatatgcatatatcaataataaataacataacacatttatttattgatattatctTGGATAAATTCTTTAACCTTGTTgataaaaaccaaataaagaaagaaaatctATTTTGGGTTTTTATCTAAACGACTCTTAAGTAATAATATATGCAGAAGTTCTAGAGACATTATTATTGCTCAAGAATCAAGAATAAGTTCTGCTAGAACTAATAATTTGTCCATGTAGCttacttaatttaatattaaatcgtTATAACATAACTTATTTCGTACTAAATTAAGTAAGCAAAATGGACAAATTCGCCAgtctaaaatattatatcataaagtagaaaaaaagcATACCTTGTATTTGAGTTTAATCTTATTTGTGTGGCAAATAGGGACGCTTGgtactaatttatttaacttaatttgatataatttgGATATTAGATATTACAACTTAAAATATGTTGTTCTTTTTAGTTCTGTTTTAAATGCATTGCGTTATAAGATATTATAtagaccaattttttttttttaattatgataatactacaataaaaattaataatattatcatagcagtaaataattataactaatataatgaatacaaaaactataccattaaaaaataattaatataataaaaaatattatttcacaTATCTTATGCCAGgtttttttgagaataaaaaaagtttcgaAAGACGAGATATTTTGGCACGTAACTTTCACGTGACTTTCACGTAAAATAGTAACCTGGACGAAGTCACCTAAAATACACGTGATTCAAACGTGAATAAAACGTTGCGTGCCTACTGGGATGTATGGTATGATGTATGATGTGATGTATGGTATGATGTATGGTTTGATGTATGGTATGATGTAAAATATGGCCTTcgaatataatatttttaaatgcgtACGTGATGCGGAAAGttgaagaaaataagaaaagaaagcTTCTTGAGAACTTCACGGCCGTATAAAAGAGGTAATTCGTGGGGCAAGGGGAGCTATAGCCCCCTATCcctttcacttttatttttttgtgtgcctcatcaaatatatttttaacaatttaaaaatgtttaaaaaaacttccgttttttttaatatgctaataaaaatatttcgtGATTAAACtaataaccaaattaaaaataacgaaaataattgtaaataaccgcaaataaaagtaaacgcATCGATTCTACactatatttactatataaaaaaaaatttttaaattagtttgtatttttgtttcttgttttgaaGTTTATATCAAATTGCTTTTGgcttaataaaatttctttgaagaatttattatttaaaattatatattattggataatatttattaatcagTTTGCATAAAAATATCGATGGCGGATTTGTTTTAGATACCTTTGTATTCATCATTTGAAGTTATTTAAATGCTATTTATGCGTTTctagttttaaatttgatttaaaaaaatatgactaAAGGAAAGGCTGGAAGGAGTAGATACAAACCACactttatcacttttttttcatgtaaGAGCTGTTCtttcatcaatttcttttaGCACGGCATCTACTGTTAAGAATATACCTTATAGGATACTATTTAGATACTATTTAGATACTACTACacctttttatgattatatttttatgattatgttttttatgattatgtctTTACTAGTGCACCTCTTGCTGATTCTGTCACTTCTGCAACTAATTATTTTTCTGTTGGTATTGCATGTACTCGACAATTTTGAGTTTGCTATAATGTGTTATAAAGGTCTCATAATTAAGTgcactgtcaaaaaaaaaattaaatctgatTTAGGCAATTAAATGCACAAGGATTTCAGAAATTTCAGAAATTATGATAGTTTTAACtacaaagttatataaatatcgataaataaatgtaaatataaatagtcTAACTGACATCTTCGATACATCGAGCATATCTTTTCACAAAGTTGAAGCAGTCATTAGTTCAACACAACTAAAAAAcaccaatattaaaaacaaagacGTGACAGGATATAGAACTATTGATTGTTCAACTTTGTCTGATGTTATTTAAGTTTTGAGCTGTCTAACTTGTCTCCAAACAACTTTAgcataattgaaaacaaaagcaaaaaacaagGAATTGCTTTTGAACTTTCTATTGTTTGTTCAAAgtgtaaaaatcaaaatgacttttatacttctaaattaattattaaaaaagaaaactatgaTATAAACACTATTAAACGAAATTAAAAGGTTTACAACCCAATGAACATACCAAAGCTAATGACGCAAAATAAGGGCTGATGCTGTATCTGATTTAAGAATACAGTGTCAAGACGATAATGATATTCTGGATATTGGTGTACTATGCGATGGCACTTGGCAGCGTAGGGTTTTTCCTCACTGAACGGTGTGTTTGCAGCACTTTCAACAGCCAATTTTAACATCGAAATGAAGTCTTCAATCTTAATTTATGAAAACTAAACATAGATCCAGGGTGTTACACAGTATATGGTTGTAACGCACAAATAAAACACATATTAAATGGTCGGTccataaattaaacttttataacaagttACATCGTCAAAAGTTAAGGGCTAAGAGACTAAAGAAAAATGACAAGTCctctaaaaaagaaagtaaaacatATAAAGCAGGaggtttttaactttaaatatagtctaatatatattgttacgtatatttgtaaattttttattattttgttgcagTTTTTATGCGGTTTCTCAGTTTGAAGTTTTTCAATATGCCGGCTAAAATTCCAAAGAACCGCTTCACAGTGGGCCAGTAGGTGGACAAAATGGGAAAAATTTTAGTTGTCTAATCTTGAAAAcctatttaattttagtatctacatATATTAGGAGAAAtctattcataatttatttatattaaatcccTTAGTTACCAGGACTCTAAGCATTTGAATattgagataaaataaaaaagtaaaaaagttataaataagtaattaacGGTGACATCAACGTTgtgttatatttcaattacatctacgtttttgaaacaaaaaattagtacATGTTATTCTAGAGTATTTAGAGATAAGAAAAACCAATGTGTGAAATAAATTTGTCATAGCATGTTATCTCagttatactttgaaaatcacagattaaaaaaaaaaatttcttaagaaacttattttttgccgcacaataactaataattaccACAATTTGCCATGTGTtgtcttatatttatttgagcTATATGATGCTTCAATCGAGTTTTAATTGATTGCTCGTCCCCTTAAATCCCCGTTCAgattttatgtatgttttaacTTGGTTGCTATGGTACTAaattttgcatagcaacaactcatttttacattaacgttgttttaacagtattttacTTGCGCTAAATACAC
This window contains:
- the LOC136087605 gene encoding alpha-crystallin A chain-like; translated protein: MSLWHIPVHKHFTSYPSLEDIMETTFPPLRYYPLFNVGAGALTKKTFNKENGFVVNLNVKHYKPEEVTLKVEGQTLEVSGKHRNENENGFDCSEFHRKYTIPDDVDLTALTSNISQDGILHIEAPKKLHITSGSGESTKETFKCTLDVKGFKPEEISIQVKGRDLIVHGETKTENSGEHGLSFHHKQFTRNISLPDDVDPSQLSSRYTKDFKLAIEAPRSQVQAPLQLEIKMEE